The following are from one region of the Juglans regia cultivar Chandler chromosome 10, Walnut 2.0, whole genome shotgun sequence genome:
- the LOC109020026 gene encoding 36.4 kDa proline-rich protein-like — translation MESSNIYALFLICSLFIFSATPILGCAFCGTAPPSPPKVKPPIRPPPIKLPPVTVPPTKPPVTLPPIVIPPVILPPIFKPPVTPPPVRPPPILTPPPPPPPPPPANETCPIDTLKLGTCVDLLGGLVHIGLGDPVVNECCPVLQGLVENEAAVCICNTLKQKLLNLNIFVPLALPLLATCGKTPSPGYTCSQ, via the coding sequence ATGGAATCCTCCAATATCTATGCTCTCTTTCTCATTTGCAGTCTCTTCATCTTCTCAGCCACCCCTATACTTGGCTGTGCTTTCTGTGGCACGGCCCCACCAAGTCCACCCAAGGTAAAGCCTCCAATACGCCCACCCCCAATCAAGCTGCCACCGGTGACAGTCCCTCCAACTAAACCACCGGTGACCCTTCCTCCGATAGTCATACCACCCGTGATTCTCCCTCCCATTTTCAAACCACCTGTGACTCCCCCTCCAGTTAGACCACCTCCAATTCTCACaccgccgccgccgccgccgccgccgccacCAGCAAACGAAACATGCCCCATTGACACGTTGAAACTGGGTACTTGTGTGGATCTTCTTGGTGGGTTGGTGCACATTGGGCTTGGGGACCCGGTGGTTAACGAGTGCTGCCCGGTGCTGCAAGGACTTGTGGAGAATGAGGCTGCGGTTTGCATTTGCAACACTCTCAAGCAAAAGCTTCTCAACCTTAATATCTTTGTTCCACTTGCTCTTCCGCTCCTTGCAACTTGTGGGAAGACACCTTCTCCTGGATACACCTGCTCTCAGTAG